In Zingiber officinale cultivar Zhangliang chromosome 1A, Zo_v1.1, whole genome shotgun sequence, a genomic segment contains:
- the LOC122038682 gene encoding LRR receptor kinase BAK1-like isoform X2 → MARVEWVIWLRGFIWLVLVFYPFSRVLSNMEGDALHYLKANLIDPNNVLQSWDPTLVNPCTWFHVTCNNDNSVIRVDLGNAQLSGTLVPQLGQLKNLQYLELYSNNISGIIPSDLGNLTNLVSLDLYLNSFAGEIPDSLGKLTKLRFLRLNNNSLSGPIPKSLTNITALQVLDLSNNNLSGEVPSTGSFSLFTPISFANNPLLCGPGTTKACPGAPPLSPPPPFVPPTPPSSQGSSASSTGAIAGGVAAGAALIFAAPAILFAWWRRRKPQEHFFDVPAEEDPEVHLGQLKRFSLRELQVAADNFSNKNILGRGGFGKVYKGRLADGSLVAVKRLKEERTPGGELQFQTEVEMISMAVHRNLLRLRGFCMTPTERLLVYPYMANGSVASRLRERPPSEPPLEWATRRKIALGSARGLSYLHDHCDPKIIHRDVKAANILLDEDFEAVVGDFGLAKLMDYKDTHVTTAVRGTIGHIAPEYLSTGKSSEKTDVFGYGIMLLELITGQRAFDLARLANDDDVMLLDWNHLVIICAWVIAIEILFEVWVCVFQEG, encoded by the exons TACTTGAAGGCAAACTTAATTGACCCTAATAATGTGCTACAGAGCTGGGACCCAACCCTGGTTAATCCGTGCACATGGTTTCATGTTACATGCAATAATGACAATAGTGTTATCAGAGT TGATCTTGGAAATGCACAGCTATCTGGTACCTTGGTTCCCCAGCTTGGTCAATTGAAAAATCTGCAATATTT AGAACTTTATAGTAACAACATTAGTGGGATTATTCCTAGTGACCTTGGCAATCTGACAAACTTGGTCAGTTTGGATCTCTACCTGAACAGCTTCGCTGGTGAAATTCCAGATTCATTAGGGAAGCTAACAAAGCTGCGTTTCCT CCGGCTTAACAATAACAGTTTGTCTGGTCCTATTCCCAAGTCTTTGACTAATATTACTGCTCTCCAAGTTCT GGATTTATCAAATAACAACTTGTCAGGAGAAGTTCCATCAACTGGATCTTTCTCTCTATTCACTCCAATCAG TTTTGCCAACAACCCTCTTTTATGTGGTCCTGGTACAACAAAGGCTTGTCCCGGTGCTCCGCCTTTATCTCCACCACCCCCATTTGTTCCTCCTACTCCACCTTCATCTCAAG GAAGTAGTGCTTCTAGCACTGGAGCAATTGCTGGGGGAGTTGCTGCAGGTGCTGCTTTGATTTTTGCAGCCCCTGCAATACTGTTTGCATGGTGGCGGCGTCGTAAACCACAAGAACACTTTTTTGATGTTCCTG CCGAAGAGGACCCAGAAGTTCATTTGGGTCAGCTTAAAAGATTTTCTTTAAGAGAATTGCAAGTTGCAGCTGACAACTTCAGCAACAAGAATATTCTGGGGAGAGGAGGATTTGGCAAAGTATATAAAGGACGACTTGCAGATGGTTCACTTGTAGCAGTAAAGAGGCTAAAAGAAGAACGGACTCCAGGTGGGGAGCTTCAGTTCCAAACAGAAGTTGAGATGATCAGCATGGCTGTGCATCGAAACTTACTCAGGCTGAGAGGATTTTGTATGACGCCAACTGAGAGACTACTTGTTTATCCCTATATGGCCAATGGAAGTGTTGCATCACGTTTAAGAG AGCGTCCTCCATCCGAGCCACCTCTTGAATGGGCAACTCGACGAAAGATTGCATTGGGTTCTGCAAGAGGGCTTTCCTACTTGCATGATCATTGTGATCCTAAAATTATTCATCGTGATGTTAAAGCTGCAAATATTTTGTTAGATGAGGACTTTGAAGCTGTTGTTGGAGACTTTGGCTTGGCAAAGCTAATGGACTACAAGGATACTCATGTGACCACTGCTGTCCGTGGAACTATAGGACATATAGCCCCTGAATACCTTTCGACTGGAAAATCCTCAGAGAAGACTGATGTTTTTGGCTATGGAATCATGCTTTTGGAATTAATTACAGGGCAAAGAGCATTTGACCTTGCCCGACTTGCAAATGATGATGATGTTATGTTGCTTGACTGG AACCATCTTGTAATTATCTGTGCGTGGGTTATAGCAATTGAGATCCTCTTTGAGGTTTGGGTCTGTGTGTTCCAGGAGGGCTAG
- the LOC122038682 gene encoding LRR receptor kinase BAK1-like isoform X1: protein MARVEWVIWLRGFIWLVLVFYPFSRVLSNMEGDALHYLKANLIDPNNVLQSWDPTLVNPCTWFHVTCNNDNSVIRVDLGNAQLSGTLVPQLGQLKNLQYLELYSNNISGIIPSDLGNLTNLVSLDLYLNSFAGEIPDSLGKLTKLRFLRLNNNSLSGPIPKSLTNITALQVLDLSNNNLSGEVPSTGSFSLFTPISFANNPLLCGPGTTKACPGAPPLSPPPPFVPPTPPSSQGSSASSTGAIAGGVAAGAALIFAAPAILFAWWRRRKPQEHFFDVPAEEDPEVHLGQLKRFSLRELQVAADNFSNKNILGRGGFGKVYKGRLADGSLVAVKRLKEERTPGGELQFQTEVEMISMAVHRNLLRLRGFCMTPTERLLVYPYMANGSVASRLRERPPSEPPLEWATRRKIALGSARGLSYLHDHCDPKIIHRDVKAANILLDEDFEAVVGDFGLAKLMDYKDTHVTTAVRGTIGHIAPEYLSTGKSSEKTDVFGYGIMLLELITGQRAFDLARLANDDDVMLLDWVKGLLKEKKLEMLVDPDLQKDYVEAEVESLIQVALLCTQGSPMERPKMSEVVRMLEGDGLAERWEEWQKVEVVRLEEIPRHLNSEWILDSTDNLRPVELSGPR from the exons TACTTGAAGGCAAACTTAATTGACCCTAATAATGTGCTACAGAGCTGGGACCCAACCCTGGTTAATCCGTGCACATGGTTTCATGTTACATGCAATAATGACAATAGTGTTATCAGAGT TGATCTTGGAAATGCACAGCTATCTGGTACCTTGGTTCCCCAGCTTGGTCAATTGAAAAATCTGCAATATTT AGAACTTTATAGTAACAACATTAGTGGGATTATTCCTAGTGACCTTGGCAATCTGACAAACTTGGTCAGTTTGGATCTCTACCTGAACAGCTTCGCTGGTGAAATTCCAGATTCATTAGGGAAGCTAACAAAGCTGCGTTTCCT CCGGCTTAACAATAACAGTTTGTCTGGTCCTATTCCCAAGTCTTTGACTAATATTACTGCTCTCCAAGTTCT GGATTTATCAAATAACAACTTGTCAGGAGAAGTTCCATCAACTGGATCTTTCTCTCTATTCACTCCAATCAG TTTTGCCAACAACCCTCTTTTATGTGGTCCTGGTACAACAAAGGCTTGTCCCGGTGCTCCGCCTTTATCTCCACCACCCCCATTTGTTCCTCCTACTCCACCTTCATCTCAAG GAAGTAGTGCTTCTAGCACTGGAGCAATTGCTGGGGGAGTTGCTGCAGGTGCTGCTTTGATTTTTGCAGCCCCTGCAATACTGTTTGCATGGTGGCGGCGTCGTAAACCACAAGAACACTTTTTTGATGTTCCTG CCGAAGAGGACCCAGAAGTTCATTTGGGTCAGCTTAAAAGATTTTCTTTAAGAGAATTGCAAGTTGCAGCTGACAACTTCAGCAACAAGAATATTCTGGGGAGAGGAGGATTTGGCAAAGTATATAAAGGACGACTTGCAGATGGTTCACTTGTAGCAGTAAAGAGGCTAAAAGAAGAACGGACTCCAGGTGGGGAGCTTCAGTTCCAAACAGAAGTTGAGATGATCAGCATGGCTGTGCATCGAAACTTACTCAGGCTGAGAGGATTTTGTATGACGCCAACTGAGAGACTACTTGTTTATCCCTATATGGCCAATGGAAGTGTTGCATCACGTTTAAGAG AGCGTCCTCCATCCGAGCCACCTCTTGAATGGGCAACTCGACGAAAGATTGCATTGGGTTCTGCAAGAGGGCTTTCCTACTTGCATGATCATTGTGATCCTAAAATTATTCATCGTGATGTTAAAGCTGCAAATATTTTGTTAGATGAGGACTTTGAAGCTGTTGTTGGAGACTTTGGCTTGGCAAAGCTAATGGACTACAAGGATACTCATGTGACCACTGCTGTCCGTGGAACTATAGGACATATAGCCCCTGAATACCTTTCGACTGGAAAATCCTCAGAGAAGACTGATGTTTTTGGCTATGGAATCATGCTTTTGGAATTAATTACAGGGCAAAGAGCATTTGACCTTGCCCGACTTGCAAATGATGATGATGTTATGTTGCTTGACTGG GTAAAAGGATTGCTGAAAGAGAAAAAGCTGGAAATGCTGGTTGATCCTGATTTGCAGAAGGACTACGTCGAAGCTGAAGTGGAGTCTCTCATACAGGTAGCGTTGTTATGCACTCAGGGTTCCCCAATGGAACGCCCAAAAATGTCGGAAGTAGTGAGGATGCTTGAAGGTGATGGTCTTGCCGAGAGATGGGAGGAATGGCAAAAAGTCGAAGTGGTAAGACTGGAGGAGATCCCCCGACATCTCAACAGTGAGTGGATATTGGACTCCACCGATAACCTTCGTCCGGTTGAATTATCTGGCCCAAGGTAA